A stretch of Castanea sativa cultivar Marrone di Chiusa Pesio chromosome 2, ASM4071231v1 DNA encodes these proteins:
- the LOC142623904 gene encoding uncharacterized protein LOC142623904, which yields MSYHSRRILTPGASRKRKEREALYSLKPSASTSPAPAPAPAPAPAPAPAQASKPSELKSSNRLLAGYMAYEFLTRGTLLGQKFDPAARAEAVPVGSLSAAESKREAEPSVKKKEHQSYGEVANILKTEGTHIPDIVNPTQLARWIQM from the coding sequence ATGAGTTATCATTCTCGTCGGATTTTGACACCTGGGGCCTCAAGAAAACGTAAAGAAAGAGAAgctttatattctttaaaaccGTCGGCTTCAACGTCTCCGGCTCCGGCTCCGGCTCCGGCTCCAGCTCCAGCTCCAGCTCCGGCTCAAGCTTCTAAGCCGAGCGAGCTGAAATCTTCGAATCGGCTTTTAGCTGGGTACATGGCTTATGAGTTCTTGACGAGGGGTACGCTGTTGGGTCAGAAGTTCGACCCGGCGGCTCGAGCCGAGGCGGTTCCAGTGGGGAGTTTATCAGCGGCTGAGTCGAAGAGGGAAGCCGAGCCGAGTGTGAAGAAGAAGGAGCACCAGAGTTATGGTGAGGTGGCGAACATATTGAAGACCGAAGGGACCCACATCCCTGATATTGTCAATCCTACGCAGCTCGCTCGGTGGATACAGATGTGA